In Alicyclobacillus macrosporangiidus CPP55, a single window of DNA contains:
- a CDS encoding CHC2 zinc finger domain-containing protein: MIGIEEVAQRNQLVLYKTSRPGQYKAHCPVCGDQGRDFHLYVSAVKDTFYCHKCGAKGGAVAFHAWLRGIDFEAAKAELYPQDGRSKRLLHPAERLTKAQLAELGFTLRTPRRIPPAGVNALDWQRRRKAELDWIWREWQSHKKFKREQTERLMRLLAEGENEIQADHTRAEPVCEGAVS; this comes from the coding sequence GTGATCGGCATCGAGGAAGTTGCTCAACGCAACCAGCTCGTGCTGTACAAGACGTCCCGCCCTGGCCAGTACAAGGCCCATTGCCCGGTGTGCGGAGATCAGGGCCGAGACTTTCATCTGTACGTGTCCGCAGTCAAGGACACGTTCTACTGCCACAAGTGCGGGGCAAAAGGCGGAGCGGTCGCGTTCCATGCGTGGCTTCGAGGCATTGACTTCGAGGCGGCGAAAGCGGAACTGTACCCGCAGGACGGCCGTTCCAAGCGTCTGTTGCACCCGGCTGAACGTCTGACCAAAGCTCAACTCGCGGAACTCGGTTTCACGCTGAGAACGCCGCGGCGAATTCCGCCAGCAGGGGTGAATGCCCTTGATTGGCAACGTCGCCGTAAGGCTGAGCTGGACTGGATCTGGCGTGAGTGGCAGTCGCATAAAAAATTCAAGCGCGAGCAAACCGAGCGACTGATGAGGCTGCTCGCGGAAGGAGAAAACGAAATCCAAGCTGACCATACCCGCGCAGAACCTGTATGTGAGGGAGCGGTCAGCTAA
- a CDS encoding single-stranded DNA-binding protein, which translates to MLNRVILIGRLTADPELRYTNSGTAVATFTLAVDRPRPNQSGERETDFINIVVWQKLGELCAQYLHKGRMAAVDGRLQIRTYENRDGHKVRVAEVIAESVRFLDRADGNGKTAPAADAQKSKPAPAKPAPPANRFEDDPFADDDPFAGDLVPDISDDDLPF; encoded by the coding sequence GTGCTTAACCGCGTGATCCTGATCGGCCGTCTTACGGCTGACCCGGAATTGCGTTACACCAACTCCGGTACGGCCGTGGCGACATTCACCCTGGCGGTGGACAGGCCAAGACCGAATCAGTCCGGAGAACGCGAGACGGATTTCATCAACATCGTCGTCTGGCAGAAGCTTGGCGAGTTGTGCGCCCAGTATCTGCACAAGGGACGCATGGCCGCAGTGGACGGGCGATTGCAGATCAGGACGTATGAGAACCGGGATGGGCACAAGGTGCGCGTAGCGGAAGTCATTGCCGAGTCTGTTCGGTTCTTGGATCGGGCAGACGGAAACGGCAAGACCGCGCCGGCTGCAGACGCTCAGAAGAGCAAGCCTGCGCCAGCCAAACCGGCACCACCGGCCAACCGATTCGAGGACGATCCGTTTGCGGATGACGACCCGTTCGCAGGCGACCTCGTTCCAGACATCTCGGACGACGACCTGCCCTTTTAA